The following are encoded in a window of Kitasatospora fiedleri genomic DNA:
- a CDS encoding YebC/PmpR family DNA-binding transcriptional regulator produces MSGHSKWATTKHKKAAIDAKRGKLFAKMIKNIEVAARTGGGDPAGNPTLYDAIQKAKKSSVPIDNINRAVKRGSGAEAGGADYSTIMYEGYGPNGVAVLIECLTDNRNRAASDVRVAMTRNGGNMADPGSVSYLFNRKGVVIVPKADGVDEDKILDVVLDAGAEEVNDLGEAFEVMSEATDMVAVRTALVDAGIDYDSADANFVPSMQVELDADGARKIFKLIDALEDSDDVQNVFANFDVSDEIMAELDA; encoded by the coding sequence ATGTCCGGCCACTCTAAGTGGGCTACCACCAAGCACAAGAAGGCCGCGATCGACGCCAAGCGCGGCAAGCTCTTCGCCAAGATGATCAAGAACATCGAGGTGGCGGCCCGCACCGGCGGCGGCGACCCCGCCGGCAACCCCACGCTCTACGACGCCATCCAGAAGGCCAAGAAGAGCTCCGTCCCGATCGACAACATCAACCGGGCCGTCAAGCGCGGCTCCGGTGCGGAGGCCGGCGGCGCCGACTACTCGACGATCATGTACGAGGGCTACGGCCCCAACGGCGTGGCCGTCCTGATCGAGTGCCTCACCGACAACCGCAACCGCGCGGCCTCCGACGTGCGGGTCGCGATGACCCGCAACGGCGGCAACATGGCCGACCCGGGATCGGTGTCGTACCTGTTCAACCGCAAGGGCGTGGTGATCGTCCCCAAGGCCGACGGCGTGGACGAGGACAAGATCCTGGACGTCGTGCTGGACGCCGGCGCCGAGGAGGTCAACGACCTCGGCGAGGCCTTCGAGGTGATGTCCGAGGCCACCGACATGGTCGCGGTCCGCACCGCCCTGGTCGACGCGGGCATCGACTACGACTCCGCCGACGCCAACTTCGTCCCCAGCATGCAGGTCGAGCTGGACGCCGACGGCGCCCGCAAGATCTTCAAGCTGATCGACGCGCTGGAGGACAGCGACGACGTGCAGAACGTCTTCGCGAACTTCGACGTCTCCGACGAGATCATGGCCGAGCTGGACGCCTGA
- the ruvB gene encoding Holliday junction branch migration DNA helicase RuvB: MSPYEPEPVDGLLAASADGEDQAVEAALRPKLLEEFIGQERVREQLSLVLQAARKRGAAPDHVLLSGPPGLGKTTLSMIIAAELNAPIRITSGPAIQHAGDLAAILSSLTEGEVLFLDEIHRMSRPAEEMLYMAMEDFRVDVIVGKGPGATAIPLELPPFTLVGATTRAGLLPPPLRDRFGFTGHMEFYAPAELERVVHRSAGLLDVEIDPAGAAEIAGRSRGTPRIANRLLRRVRDFAQVRHDGLVTREIAARALEVYEVDARGLDRLDRAVLEALLKLFGGGPVGLSTLAVAVGEESETVEEVAEPFLVREGLLARTPRGRIATAAAWRHLGLTPPPAPGGPRPGRGGQQNGLWADGQA; this comes from the coding sequence ATGAGCCCGTACGAGCCCGAGCCCGTTGACGGTCTGCTGGCGGCGTCCGCCGACGGTGAGGACCAGGCGGTGGAGGCGGCGCTGCGGCCCAAGCTGCTGGAGGAGTTCATCGGGCAGGAGCGGGTGCGCGAGCAGCTCTCGCTGGTCCTCCAGGCGGCCCGCAAGCGCGGGGCGGCGCCGGACCACGTGCTGCTCAGCGGCCCGCCCGGGCTGGGCAAGACCACCCTGTCGATGATCATCGCGGCCGAGCTGAACGCCCCGATCCGGATCACCTCCGGCCCGGCGATCCAGCACGCGGGCGACCTGGCGGCGATCCTGTCCTCGCTGACCGAGGGCGAGGTGCTGTTCCTCGACGAGATCCACCGGATGTCCCGGCCCGCCGAGGAGATGCTGTACATGGCGATGGAGGACTTCCGGGTCGACGTGATCGTCGGCAAGGGCCCGGGCGCCACCGCGATCCCGCTGGAGCTGCCGCCGTTCACGCTGGTCGGCGCGACCACCCGGGCCGGGCTGCTGCCGCCGCCGCTGCGCGACCGGTTCGGCTTCACCGGGCACATGGAGTTCTACGCCCCGGCCGAGCTGGAACGGGTGGTGCACCGCTCGGCGGGCCTGCTGGACGTGGAGATCGACCCGGCGGGCGCGGCCGAGATCGCCGGGCGCTCGCGCGGCACGCCGCGGATCGCCAACCGGCTGTTGCGCCGGGTGAGGGATTTCGCGCAGGTCCGGCACGACGGCCTGGTCACCCGGGAGATCGCCGCGCGGGCGCTGGAGGTCTACGAGGTGGACGCGCGCGGCCTGGACCGGCTGGACCGGGCGGTGCTGGAGGCGCTGCTGAAGCTGTTCGGCGGCGGTCCGGTGGGCCTGTCCACGCTGGCGGTGGCGGTGGGCGAGGAGTCGGAGACGGTCGAGGAGGTGGCCGAGCCGTTCCTGGTCCGGGAGGGCCTGCTGGCGCGCACCCCGCGCGGGCGGATCGCCACCGCGGCGGCCTGGCGGCACCTGGGGCTGACCCCGCCGCCGGCGCCCGGCGGTCCGAGGCCGGGCCGGGGCGGGCAGCAGAACGGGCTGTGGGCCGACGGCCAGGCATAA
- the ruvC gene encoding crossover junction endodeoxyribonuclease RuvC, whose protein sequence is MRVLGVDPGLTRCGVGVVEGLPGRQLAMLGVGVVRTPAEDELGPRLLAIEQGLESWLDRYSPELVAVERVFAQHNVRTVMGTAQASAVAVLCATRRGIPVTLHTPSEVKAAVTGSGRADKAQVTAMVTRILRLDAPPKPADAADALALAICHIWRGGTTNRLTAAIKAHGAGGGSWHGAAQQDGPEPQTGAPRAAYGRAPGRSRSSPRP, encoded by the coding sequence GTGCGAGTGCTGGGTGTGGACCCTGGGCTGACCAGGTGCGGAGTCGGGGTGGTCGAAGGGCTGCCCGGGCGGCAGTTGGCGATGCTCGGCGTCGGCGTGGTGCGCACGCCGGCCGAGGACGAGCTCGGCCCCCGGCTGCTCGCCATCGAGCAGGGCCTGGAGTCCTGGCTGGACCGGTACTCGCCCGAACTCGTTGCCGTGGAGCGGGTGTTCGCCCAGCACAACGTCCGCACCGTGATGGGCACCGCGCAGGCCTCCGCCGTCGCCGTGCTCTGCGCGACCAGGCGCGGCATCCCGGTCACGCTGCACACCCCCAGCGAGGTCAAGGCCGCCGTCACCGGCTCCGGCCGGGCCGACAAGGCCCAGGTCACCGCGATGGTCACCCGCATCCTCCGGCTGGACGCCCCGCCCAAGCCCGCCGACGCGGCGGACGCCCTGGCGCTGGCGATCTGCCACATCTGGCGCGGCGGCACCACCAACCGGCTGACCGCCGCGATCAAGGCGCACGGCGCGGGCGGCGGCTCCTGGCACGGCGCCGCGCAGCAGGACGGGCCCGAGCCGCAGACGGGCGCCCCCCGGGCGGCGTACGGCAGGGCGCCGGGCCGCTCGCGCAGTTCCCCGCGGCCCTGA
- the secF gene encoding protein translocase subunit SecF has translation MSLRNIGHRLYQGEVSFDFVGKRKIWYSISAVIVLVAGIGLALGLHLGIEFKGGSVYTVHKPGLSASQAKDTADRIIGSHTALVQTTDKGDVRIQVSAQESIPATTFTKEFSEAVGVQEKDVNAQVIGPSWGADISKKALTGLIVFMVLVTVYMAIAFEWRMAVAALVALIHDLLITIGVYALVGFEVTPGTVIGFLTILGYSLYDTVVVFDTVKENTRGLTKQSRRTYSEAANHGLNQTLVRSINTTVVALLPVSALLFIGGGLLGAGTLNDISLALFIGLAAGAYSSICVATPLLAQLKEQSPDMKALAKRVAQRRASEAKAAAEAEARGEDPDSADVTGDEVPAGMVGQRNQPAGRARGKGRPSGKR, from the coding sequence ATGTCGCTCCGCAACATCGGTCACCGCCTCTACCAGGGCGAGGTCTCCTTCGACTTCGTGGGCAAGCGGAAGATCTGGTACTCGATCTCCGCGGTGATCGTCCTGGTGGCCGGCATCGGCCTGGCCCTGGGCCTGCACCTGGGCATCGAGTTCAAGGGCGGCTCGGTCTACACCGTGCACAAGCCCGGTCTGAGCGCCTCCCAGGCGAAGGACACCGCCGACCGGATCATCGGCTCGCACACCGCGCTGGTGCAGACCACGGACAAGGGCGACGTCCGCATCCAGGTCAGCGCCCAGGAGTCGATCCCGGCGACCACCTTCACCAAGGAGTTCTCCGAGGCGGTCGGCGTCCAGGAGAAGGACGTCAACGCCCAGGTGATCGGCCCCTCCTGGGGCGCCGACATCTCCAAGAAGGCACTGACCGGCCTGATCGTCTTCATGGTGCTGGTCACCGTCTACATGGCGATCGCCTTCGAGTGGCGGATGGCGGTGGCCGCCCTGGTCGCCCTGATCCACGACCTCCTGATCACCATCGGCGTCTACGCCCTGGTCGGCTTCGAGGTCACCCCGGGCACCGTGATCGGCTTCCTGACCATCCTCGGCTACTCGCTCTACGACACGGTCGTCGTCTTCGACACCGTGAAGGAGAACACCCGGGGCCTCACCAAGCAGTCCCGCCGCACCTACAGCGAGGCCGCCAACCACGGCCTCAACCAGACCCTGGTGCGCTCGATCAACACCACGGTGGTGGCCCTGCTGCCGGTCTCCGCGCTGCTCTTCATCGGCGGCGGCCTGCTCGGCGCCGGCACCCTGAACGACATCTCGCTGGCCCTGTTCATCGGCCTCGCGGCCGGTGCCTACTCCTCCATCTGCGTGGCCACCCCGCTGCTCGCGCAGCTCAAGGAGCAGTCCCCGGACATGAAGGCGCTGGCCAAGCGGGTCGCCCAGCGGCGCGCCTCGGAGGCCAAGGCCGCGGCCGAGGCCGAGGCCCGGGGTGAGGACCCCGACAGTGCGGACGTGACCGGGGACGAGGTTCCGGCCGGTATGGTCGGACAGCGTAACCAGCCGGCCGGCCGCGCCCGAGGCAAGGGCCGGCCGTCCGGCAAGCGCTGA
- a CDS encoding adenine phosphoribosyltransferase, whose translation MTSTTDPVLSELLNSRIRDVQDYPKPGVLFKDIAPLLADAEAFGVLTRALAGRAKELGATKVVGLEARGFVLAAPAAFAAGLGFVPIRKKGKLPGEVFSRSYDLEYGSATLEVQCDAFEPGERVLVVDDVLATGGTIAASLDLVQEAGAELVGVVVLMELGFLPGRAKLAAHLHGAPLETLVVV comes from the coding sequence GTGACCTCCACCACCGACCCCGTCCTGTCCGAGCTGCTCAACAGCCGGATCCGGGACGTGCAGGACTACCCGAAGCCGGGTGTCCTGTTCAAGGACATCGCCCCCCTGCTCGCCGACGCCGAGGCGTTCGGCGTGCTGACCCGGGCGCTGGCCGGACGGGCGAAGGAGCTCGGCGCCACCAAGGTGGTCGGGCTGGAGGCGCGGGGGTTCGTGCTCGCCGCGCCGGCCGCGTTCGCCGCGGGCCTCGGGTTCGTCCCGATCCGCAAGAAGGGCAAGCTGCCCGGCGAGGTGTTCTCCCGCTCGTACGACCTGGAGTACGGGTCGGCGACGCTGGAGGTGCAGTGCGACGCGTTCGAGCCCGGCGAGCGGGTGCTGGTGGTGGACGACGTGCTGGCCACCGGCGGGACGATCGCCGCGTCGCTCGACCTGGTCCAGGAGGCCGGGGCGGAACTGGTCGGCGTGGTGGTGCTGATGGAGCTCGGCTTCCTGCCGGGGCGCGCGAAGCTCGCCGCGCACCTGCACGGCGCACCGCTGGAGACGCTCGTCGTGGTGTGA
- a CDS encoding glycosyltransferase family 4 protein: protein MRIGVVCPYDWDVPGGVQFHIRDLAEHLIRRGHEVSVLAPAEDERALPPYVVSAGRAVAVPYNGSVARLSFGILSAARVRRWLREGRFDILHVHEPNSPSLSMLAAWAATGPMVGTFHTSNPRSRAMIAASPILQPGLEKMSARIAVSEYARRTLVEHLGGDAVVIPNGVDVRFFADAEPEPTWRGGAAEGGPGGTMGFIGRINEPRKGLPTLLAALPRILAERPGVRLLVAGKGDEEEAVAGLAPEVRARVEFLGMVSDRDKARLLRSVDLYVAPNTGGESFGIILVEAMSAGAPVLASDLDAFRQVLDGGAAGELFPVEDADALAAAAVKLLGSPERLLALREAASRHVRRFDWETVGAEVLSVYETVTDGRPPVAEVEPSGRRPRPSR, encoded by the coding sequence GTGAGGATCGGCGTGGTGTGCCCGTACGACTGGGACGTGCCGGGCGGCGTGCAGTTCCACATCCGGGACCTGGCGGAGCACCTGATCCGGCGGGGGCACGAGGTGTCGGTGCTGGCCCCGGCGGAGGACGAGCGGGCGCTGCCGCCGTACGTGGTCTCGGCGGGGCGGGCGGTGGCGGTGCCGTACAACGGGTCGGTGGCCCGGCTGAGCTTCGGCATCCTGTCGGCGGCCCGGGTGCGGCGCTGGCTGCGCGAGGGCCGGTTCGACATCCTGCACGTGCACGAGCCGAACTCGCCGTCGCTGTCCATGCTGGCGGCGTGGGCGGCGACCGGGCCGATGGTCGGGACGTTCCACACCTCCAACCCGCGCTCGCGGGCGATGATCGCGGCCTCGCCGATCCTGCAGCCGGGCCTGGAGAAGATGTCGGCCCGGATCGCGGTGTCCGAGTACGCCCGGCGCACCCTGGTCGAGCACCTGGGCGGCGACGCGGTGGTGATCCCGAACGGCGTGGACGTCCGGTTCTTCGCGGACGCCGAGCCGGAGCCGACGTGGCGGGGCGGTGCGGCGGAGGGCGGGCCCGGCGGCACCATGGGCTTCATCGGCCGGATCAACGAGCCGCGCAAGGGCCTGCCGACGCTGCTGGCCGCGCTGCCGCGGATTCTGGCCGAGCGCCCGGGGGTGCGGCTGCTGGTGGCCGGCAAGGGCGACGAGGAGGAGGCGGTGGCGGGCCTGGCGCCCGAGGTGCGGGCCCGGGTCGAGTTCCTCGGCATGGTCTCGGACCGGGACAAGGCCCGGCTGCTGCGCAGCGTCGACCTGTACGTGGCGCCGAACACCGGCGGCGAGTCCTTCGGCATCATCCTGGTCGAGGCGATGTCGGCGGGCGCCCCGGTGCTGGCCAGCGACCTGGACGCGTTCCGCCAGGTGCTGGACGGCGGCGCGGCCGGCGAGCTGTTCCCGGTCGAGGACGCGGACGCGCTGGCGGCCGCGGCGGTCAAGCTGCTGGGCAGCCCGGAGCGGCTGCTGGCGCTGCGCGAGGCCGCCTCCCGGCACGTGCGGCGCTTCGACTGGGAGACGGTCGGCGCCGAGGTGCTCTCGGTGTACGAGACGGTCACCGACGGGCGGCCCCCGGTGGCGGAGGTCGAACCGTCCGGCCGGCGTCCGCGTCCGAGCCGGTGA
- the pdxS gene encoding pyridoxal 5'-phosphate synthase lyase subunit PdxS, whose product MAEQLKGGVIMDVVNAEQAKIAEDAGAVAVMALERVPADIRKDGGVARMSDPNMIEEIIEAVSIPVMAKSRIGHFVEAQVLQSLGVDYIDESEVLTPADEVNHSDKWAFTTPFVCGATNLGEALRRIAEGAAMIRSKGEAGTGNVVEAVRHLRQIKNEIAKLRGFDNNELYAAAKELRAPYELVREVAELGKLPVVLFSAGGVATPADAALMRQLGAEGVFVGSGIFKSGDPAKRAAAIVKATTFFDDPKIIADASRNLGEAMVGINCDTLPETERYANRGW is encoded by the coding sequence ATGGCCGAGCAGCTCAAGGGCGGCGTGATCATGGACGTGGTCAACGCCGAGCAGGCGAAGATCGCCGAGGACGCCGGTGCGGTCGCGGTCATGGCGCTGGAGCGCGTTCCGGCCGACATCCGCAAGGACGGCGGCGTGGCCCGGATGTCCGACCCGAACATGATCGAGGAGATCATCGAGGCGGTCTCCATCCCGGTGATGGCCAAGTCCCGGATCGGCCACTTCGTCGAGGCCCAGGTCCTGCAGTCGCTCGGCGTCGACTACATCGACGAGTCCGAGGTGCTCACCCCGGCCGACGAGGTCAACCACTCCGACAAGTGGGCCTTCACCACCCCCTTCGTCTGCGGCGCCACCAACCTGGGCGAGGCGCTGCGCCGGATCGCCGAGGGCGCGGCCATGATCCGCTCCAAGGGCGAGGCCGGCACCGGCAACGTGGTGGAGGCCGTCCGCCACCTGCGCCAGATCAAGAACGAGATCGCCAAGCTGCGCGGCTTCGACAACAACGAGCTGTACGCCGCCGCCAAGGAGCTGCGCGCCCCGTACGAGCTGGTCCGCGAGGTCGCCGAGCTCGGCAAGCTCCCGGTCGTGCTGTTCTCGGCCGGCGGCGTGGCCACCCCGGCCGACGCCGCGCTGATGCGCCAGCTCGGCGCCGAGGGCGTGTTCGTCGGCTCCGGCATCTTCAAGTCGGGCGACCCGGCCAAGCGCGCCGCCGCCATCGTGAAGGCCACCACCTTCTTCGACGACCCGAAGATCATCGCGGACGCCTCCCGCAACCTGGGCGAGGCCATGGTCGGCATCAACTGCGACACCCTGCCGGAGACCGAGCGCTACGCCAACCGCGGCTGGTAG
- a CDS encoding thiol-disulfide oxidoreductase DCC family protein yields the protein MTSAYAPGPVLVFDGDCAFCSSCVRWAERYPRQSLSSAGWEAVAFQFADLAALEEFTGGEVTAERAQREVLWVTPDRRVYGGAQAVARLLMRSGGLWAWVGGALALAPVRPVADAVYRWVARNRDRMPGGTPACALPRRS from the coding sequence ATGACGAGTGCGTACGCACCGGGCCCGGTGCTGGTTTTCGACGGCGACTGCGCGTTCTGTTCCAGCTGCGTGCGGTGGGCGGAGCGCTACCCGCGACAGAGCCTGTCCTCGGCGGGCTGGGAGGCGGTGGCGTTCCAGTTCGCGGACCTAGCGGCGCTGGAGGAGTTCACCGGCGGGGAGGTGACGGCGGAGCGGGCGCAGCGGGAGGTGCTGTGGGTGACGCCGGACCGCCGGGTGTACGGCGGGGCGCAGGCGGTGGCGCGGCTGCTGATGCGGTCGGGCGGGTTGTGGGCGTGGGTCGGCGGGGCGTTGGCGCTGGCGCCGGTGCGGCCGGTGGCGGACGCGGTCTACCGCTGGGTGGCGAGGAACCGGGACCGGATGCCGGGCGGCACTCCGGCGTGCGCGCTGCCGCGGCGTTCCTGA
- a CDS encoding phosphatidylinositol mannoside acyltransferase: MRERLVAAAYAAGWAGLKHLPEPVARGLFDTIADVAWRRQGKGVRQLEANLSRVHPDADAARLRELSRAGMRSYLRYWRESFRLPTWSRERIAGAITVKGLEQLNEAMAAGRGAVLALPHMANWDLAGAWIASAGGFPFTTVAERLKPESLFDRFVAYRESLGMEVLALTGSDVSVVGTLARRLREGKLVCLVGDRDLSEAGIQVDFFGEPTRMPAGPAALAQRTGAALFPVSLWYDGPLLRAEVHPEVRPSGEGSRQEQAAAMTQAMADVWAEAIREHAVDWHMLQKLWLADLTPRQVRS; this comes from the coding sequence GTGAGGGAACGGTTGGTCGCCGCGGCCTACGCCGCCGGGTGGGCGGGGTTGAAGCACCTGCCCGAGCCGGTGGCCCGCGGCCTGTTCGACACCATCGCCGACGTGGCGTGGCGGCGGCAGGGCAAGGGGGTGCGGCAGTTGGAGGCCAACCTGTCGCGGGTCCACCCGGACGCGGACGCGGCCCGGCTGCGGGAGCTGTCCCGGGCCGGGATGCGCTCCTACCTGCGGTACTGGCGGGAGTCGTTCCGGCTGCCGACCTGGAGCCGGGAGCGGATCGCCGGTGCCATAACGGTCAAGGGCCTGGAGCAGCTGAACGAGGCGATGGCGGCGGGCCGCGGCGCGGTGCTGGCGCTGCCGCACATGGCGAACTGGGACCTGGCGGGCGCGTGGATCGCGTCCGCGGGCGGGTTCCCGTTCACCACGGTCGCCGAGCGGCTGAAGCCGGAGTCGCTGTTCGACCGGTTCGTGGCGTACCGGGAGAGCCTGGGGATGGAGGTGCTGGCGCTGACCGGCTCCGACGTCTCGGTGGTCGGGACGCTGGCGCGGCGGCTGCGGGAGGGGAAGCTGGTCTGCCTGGTGGGCGACCGGGACCTCTCCGAGGCGGGCATCCAGGTGGACTTCTTCGGCGAGCCGACCCGGATGCCGGCCGGTCCGGCGGCGCTCGCCCAGCGGACCGGGGCGGCGCTGTTCCCGGTGTCGCTCTGGTACGACGGGCCGCTGCTGCGGGCCGAGGTGCACCCGGAGGTCCGGCCGTCCGGGGAGGGGTCGCGGCAGGAGCAGGCCGCCGCGATGACCCAGGCGATGGCGGACGTGTGGGCGGAGGCGATCCGCGAGCACGCGGTGGACTGGCACATGCTGCAGAAGCTGTGGCTGGCCGACCTGACCCCGCGGCAGGTGCGGTCGTGA
- the yajC gene encoding preprotein translocase subunit YajC — MNLIILILPLLAIFLMFRSQKKRQAQAQTMQSALQPGSGVRTIGGMYALVKAVNDETVELEVAPGVVAHYTKGAIAAVLEPLEYDAIINGRPVEDEAEEAVDADADEKPLSLSKDEAKADAEAPESK; from the coding sequence GTGAACCTGATCATCCTCATCCTCCCGCTCCTCGCGATCTTCCTGATGTTCCGCTCGCAGAAGAAGCGACAGGCCCAGGCGCAGACCATGCAGTCCGCGCTGCAGCCGGGATCGGGAGTGCGCACCATCGGCGGCATGTACGCGCTGGTGAAGGCGGTCAACGACGAGACGGTCGAGCTGGAGGTCGCCCCCGGTGTGGTGGCCCACTACACCAAGGGCGCGATCGCGGCCGTCCTGGAGCCGCTCGAGTACGACGCGATCATCAACGGCCGCCCCGTCGAGGACGAGGCCGAGGAGGCCGTCGACGCGGATGCCGACGAGAAGCCCCTGAGCCTGTCCAAGGACGAGGCGAAGGCCGACGCCGAGGCTCCCGAGAGCAAGTAG
- a CDS encoding tautomerase family protein: protein MPLITVDYSDRLADAFDRRGFGLALNRLAVKLLDARPAGCTTRFRRTEEAVVGADAETFALVVVGFEVFPGRSAAAKAALGEAVLAALPGYLGAEAGPVQAAVQVGELDPDGYRSAVLGG from the coding sequence ATGCCGCTGATCACCGTCGACTACAGCGACCGGCTCGCCGACGCCTTCGACCGGCGGGGCTTCGGCCTGGCCCTGAACCGGCTGGCGGTGAAGCTGCTGGACGCCAGGCCGGCCGGCTGCACGACCCGGTTCCGCCGGACCGAGGAGGCGGTGGTCGGGGCGGACGCCGAGACCTTCGCGCTGGTCGTGGTCGGGTTCGAGGTCTTCCCGGGCCGCAGCGCCGCGGCCAAGGCGGCGCTGGGCGAGGCCGTGCTGGCGGCGCTGCCCGGGTACCTGGGGGCGGAGGCCGGGCCGGTGCAGGCCGCCGTCCAGGTCGGCGAACTCGACCCGGACGGCTACCGCTCGGCCGTCCTCGGGGGCTGA
- the pgsA gene encoding phosphatidylinositol phosphate synthase codes for MLNKYARAFFTRVLTPFAAMLLRWGVSPDAVTLIGTAGSVAGALVFFPRGEFFWGVITVTLFIFSDLVDGNMARQAGRSSKWGAFLDSTLDRVADAAIFGGLAMWYAGGGNNDLLCAVSVFCLASGQVVSYTKARGEALGFPVDVSGLVERAERLVISLTAAGLAGLHTFGVPYIEWLLPIALWAVAAGSLVTVAQRMLTVRRESAELEAAAAAEGVK; via the coding sequence ATGCTCAACAAGTACGCGCGTGCCTTCTTCACACGTGTCCTCACCCCGTTCGCGGCGATGCTGCTGCGGTGGGGTGTCAGTCCGGACGCGGTCACGCTGATCGGTACGGCCGGTTCGGTGGCCGGCGCGCTGGTGTTCTTCCCGCGCGGGGAGTTCTTCTGGGGCGTGATCACCGTCACGCTGTTCATCTTCTCCGACCTGGTGGACGGCAACATGGCCCGCCAGGCGGGCCGCTCCAGCAAGTGGGGCGCGTTCCTGGACTCGACGCTGGACCGGGTCGCCGACGCGGCGATCTTCGGCGGTCTGGCGATGTGGTACGCCGGGGGCGGGAACAACGACCTGCTGTGCGCGGTGTCGGTCTTCTGCCTGGCCAGCGGCCAGGTGGTGTCGTACACCAAGGCGCGCGGCGAGGCGCTGGGCTTCCCGGTGGACGTCTCGGGGCTGGTCGAGCGGGCCGAGCGCCTGGTGATCAGCCTGACCGCGGCCGGGCTCGCGGGCCTGCACACGTTCGGGGTGCCGTACATCGAGTGGTTGCTGCCGATCGCCCTGTGGGCGGTCGCGGCGGGCAGTCTGGTGACGGTGGCGCAGCGGATGCTGACGGTGCGCCGGGAGTCGGCGGAGCTGGAGGCGGCGGCCGCCGCCGAGGGGGTCAAGTGA
- the ruvA gene encoding Holliday junction branch migration protein RuvA — protein MIAFVQGPVAVVGAGVAVVEVGGVGMAVQCTPATLARLRVGEVARLATSLVVREDSLTLFGFADDDERATFEVLQAAPGVGPKLAQAILGVHSPEALRVAVAGGDEKALIAVPGIGKAKAAKLLLEYKDKLGAPHGTVPAQKPVASGPAPWHEQLHSALVGLGYAPREAEEAVARVTPEAEAQSVPDVGALLRLALRGLNRAR, from the coding sequence ATGATCGCCTTTGTGCAGGGGCCGGTTGCGGTGGTGGGGGCCGGGGTGGCCGTGGTGGAGGTCGGCGGGGTGGGGATGGCGGTGCAGTGCACGCCGGCCACGCTGGCCCGGCTGCGGGTGGGGGAGGTGGCCCGGCTGGCCACCTCGCTGGTGGTGCGGGAGGACTCGCTGACGCTGTTCGGGTTCGCGGACGACGACGAGCGGGCGACCTTCGAGGTGCTCCAGGCGGCGCCCGGGGTCGGTCCGAAGCTGGCCCAGGCGATCCTCGGGGTGCACTCGCCGGAGGCGCTGCGGGTGGCGGTGGCGGGCGGTGACGAGAAGGCGCTGATCGCGGTGCCCGGCATCGGCAAGGCGAAGGCGGCGAAGCTGCTGCTGGAGTACAAGGACAAGCTCGGCGCCCCGCACGGCACCGTCCCGGCGCAGAAGCCGGTGGCCTCCGGCCCGGCGCCCTGGCACGAGCAGCTGCACTCCGCGCTGGTGGGCCTGGGCTACGCTCCGCGGGAGGCGGAGGAGGCGGTGGCCCGGGTGACGCCGGAGGCCGAGGCGCAGTCGGTGCCGGACGTCGGGGCGCTGCTGCGGCTCGCCCTGCGCGGGCTGAACCGGGCCCGCTGA
- the pdxT gene encoding pyridoxal 5'-phosphate synthase glutaminase subunit PdxT gives MSTPTIGVLALQGDVREHLVALAAADALARPVRRPEELAEVDALVMPGGESTTISKLAVLFGLMAPLRERVAAGMPVYGTCAGMILLADKILDGRDDQETVGGIDMTVRRNAFGRQNESFETAIPFAGLPGDPVTGVFIRAPWVEAVGTGVEVLAEVPAADGPDARIVAVRQGNLLATSFHPELTGDHRVHEYFVRMVEAAGR, from the coding sequence GTGAGCACCCCCACCATCGGCGTCCTGGCCCTGCAGGGCGACGTCCGCGAGCACCTGGTCGCGCTGGCCGCCGCCGACGCGCTGGCCCGGCCGGTGCGCCGCCCGGAGGAGCTGGCCGAGGTCGACGCGCTGGTGATGCCCGGCGGCGAGTCCACCACCATCTCCAAGCTGGCGGTGCTGTTCGGCCTGATGGCGCCGCTGCGCGAGCGGGTCGCGGCCGGCATGCCGGTGTACGGCACCTGCGCGGGCATGATCCTGCTGGCCGACAAGATCCTGGACGGCCGGGACGACCAGGAGACCGTCGGCGGCATCGACATGACGGTCCGCCGCAACGCCTTCGGCCGGCAGAACGAGTCCTTCGAGACCGCCATCCCGTTCGCGGGCCTGCCCGGCGACCCGGTCACCGGCGTGTTCATCCGCGCCCCCTGGGTCGAGGCGGTCGGCACGGGCGTCGAGGTGCTGGCCGAGGTGCCGGCCGCGGACGGCCCGGACGCCCGGATCGTCGCGGTCCGCCAGGGCAACCTGCTGGCCACCTCCTTCCACCCGGAGCTGACCGGCGACCACCGCGTCCACGAGTACTTCGTCCGGATGGTCGAGGCCGCCGGGCGCTGA